One stretch of Mangifera indica cultivar Alphonso chromosome 9, CATAS_Mindica_2.1, whole genome shotgun sequence DNA includes these proteins:
- the LOC123225728 gene encoding 2-haloacrylate reductase-like — translation MVKAIRVHEHGGPEVLKWEDVEMREPGEGEIRVKNKAIGLNFIDIYFRKGVFKPAAVPFTPGREAVGEVIAVGPGLTGREVGDLVAYAGDPTGSYSEEQILPANRVVLVPSSISPVIAASVMLKGMTGQFLLRRCFKVERGHTILVHAAAGGVGSLFCQWANALGATVIGSVSTKEKATQAKDDGCHHVIIYKEEDFVACVNEITSGNGVDVVYDSVGKDISAYPGITGMLKASGVTWLVLGILLDTRSSPRISTGTKISFLDKCFSHAIYDNSG, via the exons ATGGTCAAAGCCATTAGGGTTCATGAACATGGCGGGCCTGAG GTTCTGAAGTGGGAAGATGTGGAAATGAGGGAGCCTGGTGAAGGCGAGATACGTGTGAAGAATAAAGCAATTGGTCTTAATTTCATCGATATTTACTTTCGGAAAGGTGTTTTTAAGCCTGCTGCAGTGCCCTTCACCCCAG GTAGGGAGGCTGTTGGAGAGGTAATTGCTGTGGGCCCTGGACTTACTGGCAGGGAAGTTGGAGATCTCGTGGCTTATGCTGGTGATCCAACAGGTTCATATTCTGAAGAGCAGATCCTTCCTGCAAACAGAGTGGTTCTTGTTCCTTCTTCTATCTCACCTGTAATTGCTGCTTCTGTCATGCTAAAGGGCATGACAGGTCAATTTCTTCTGCGCCGTTGTTTCAAG GTTGAGCGTGGACACACAATTCTTGTTCATGCTGCAGCTGGTGGGGTGGGATCTCTGTTTTGCCAATGGGCAAATGCTCTGGGTGCAACTGTTATTGGCAGTGTCTCAACTAAAGAGAAGGCGACTCAAGCCAAGGATGATGGATGTCACCATGTTATAATCTACAAGGAAGAGGATTTTGTTGCCTGTGTTAATGAGATAACATCAGGCAATGGGGTTGATGTTGTCTATGATTCTGTAGGAAAAGACATTTCAG CATATCCAGGGATCACTGGCATGCTTAAAGCCTCGGGGGTTACATGGTTAGTTTTGGGCATTCTTCTGGACACCAGATCCAGTCCCCGTATCAGCACTGGCACCAAAATCTCTTTTCTTGACAAGTGCTTCTCTCATGCAATATACGATAACTCGGGATGA
- the LOC123225727 gene encoding quinone oxidoreductase-like, with amino-acid sequence MLTSPRLSTALHLFNQKSSLIFPHSSSSCNFTSPIKHSQLLFPLRHTKVKALATDSASPITNMVKAIRVYEHGGPEVLKWEDVEIREPGEGEIRVKNKAIGLNFIDVYFRKGIYKPATMPFTPGMEAVGEVIAVGPGLTDREVGDIVAYAGNPMGSYSEEQILPANKVVPVPSSISPVIAASVILKGMTAQFLLRRCFKVERGHTILVHAAAGGVGSLLCQWANALGATVIGTVSTKEKATQAKDDGCHHVIIYKEEDFVARVNEITSGNGVDVVYDSVGKDTFQGSLACLKTRGYMVNFGQSSGMPDPLPLSALAPKSLFLTRPSLMQYTTTRDELLETAGEVFANVASGVLSVRVNHTYQLAQAAQAHEDLESRKTSGSVVLIP; translated from the exons ATGTTAACATCACCTAGACTATCTACTGCTCTCCACCTGTTCAATCAAAAATCAAGCCTTATCTTTCCACACAGCTCTTCCTCTTGCAATTTCACCTCCCCCATCAAACACTCTCAACTTCTCTTCCCGCTTAGACATACTAAAGTAAAAGCACTTGCCACGGATTCTGCATCACCAATAACAAATATGGTCAAAGCCATTAGGGTTTATGAACATGGTGGGCCTGAG GTTCTGAAGTGGGAAGATGTGGAAATAAGGGAGCCTGGTGAAGGCGAGATACGCGTGAAAAACAAAGCAATTGGCCTTAATTTCATCGATGTTTACTTCCGGAAAGGCATTTATAAGCCTGCTACAATGCCCTTCACCCCAG GTATGGAGGCTGTTGGAGAGGTAATTGCTGTGGGCCCTGGACTTACTGACAGGGAAGTTGGAGATATTGTGGCTTATGCTGGCAATCCAATGGGTTCATATTCTGAAGAGCAGATCCTTCCTGCAAACAAAGTGGTTCCTGTTCCTTCTTCTATCTCACCGGTTATTGCTGCTTCTGTTATACTTAAGGGTATGACAGCTCAATTTCTACTTCGTCGTTGCTTCAAG gTTGAGCGTGGACACACAATTCTAGTTCATGCTGCAGCTGGTGGGGTTGGATCTCTGTTATGCCAATGGGCAAATGCTCTGGGTGCAACTGTTATTGGCACTGTCTCGACAAAAGAGAAGGCAACTCAAGCAAAGGATGATGGATGTCACCATGTTATAATCTACAAAGAGGAGGATTTTGTTGCCCGTGTTAATGAGATAACATCAGGCAATGGGGTTGATGTTGTCTATGATTCTGTAGGAAAAGACACCTTTCAG GGATCACTGGCATGCTTAAAGACCCGGGGTTACATGGTTAATTTTGGGCAGTCTTCTGGTATGCCAGATCCACTCCCCTTATCAGCACTGGCACCAAAATCTCTGTTCTTGACAAGGCCTTCTCTCATGCAATATACGACAACTCGGGATGAGCTGCTGGAAACTGCTGGGGAGGTATTTGCCAATGTTGCCTCTGGTGTCTTGTCAGTTCGTGTGAATCATACATACCAGTTGGCACAAGCAGCGCAGGCACATGAAGACCTGGAGAGCCGAAAAACATCTGGATCAGTTGTGCTGATACCATAA